In one Sulfitobacter sp. LCG007 genomic region, the following are encoded:
- the urtA gene encoding urea ABC transporter substrate-binding protein — translation MSKILSTTAATVLVMAGLPAMAQDVSCPIKVGVLHSLSGTMAISETTLKDTMLMLVDQQNKKGGLMGCDLEAVVVDPASDWPLFAEKARELISVHEVDVIFGNWTSVSRKSVLPVIEELNGLLFYPVQYEGEESSKNVFYTGAAPNQQAIPATDYFIDELGVEKFALLGTDYVYPRTTNNILESYLKSKGIAEEDIFVNYTPFGHSDWSKIVADVVALGADGKKVGVISTINGDANVGFYKELAAAGVSADDIPVVAFSVGEEELSGLDTTNLVGHLAAWNYFMSADTPENATFIDEWHAFIGDDSRVTNDPMEAHYIGFNMWVNAATAAGTTDVDAVREAMWGQEFPNLTGGTAVMGVNHHLSKPVLIGEIQADGQFDIVSETDPVPGDAWTDYLPESAVLESDWKDLECGMYNTETKTCVQIKSNY, via the coding sequence ATGTCGAAGATTCTGAGCACCACCGCCGCGACGGTCTTGGTCATGGCCGGGCTTCCGGCGATGGCCCAGGACGTTTCCTGCCCGATCAAGGTCGGGGTACTGCATTCCCTTTCCGGAACGATGGCGATTTCCGAGACGACGCTGAAGGACACCATGCTGATGCTCGTCGATCAGCAGAACAAGAAGGGCGGGCTGATGGGATGCGATCTCGAAGCGGTGGTCGTCGATCCCGCCTCTGACTGGCCGCTTTTCGCAGAAAAGGCGCGCGAGCTGATCTCGGTCCACGAAGTCGACGTGATCTTCGGCAACTGGACCTCGGTCAGCCGCAAGTCCGTGCTGCCCGTGATCGAAGAGCTGAACGGCCTGCTGTTCTACCCGGTTCAGTACGAGGGCGAAGAGTCCTCGAAGAACGTCTTCTACACCGGGGCCGCGCCAAACCAGCAGGCGATCCCGGCGACGGATTACTTCATCGACGAGCTTGGCGTCGAGAAGTTCGCGCTGCTCGGCACCGACTACGTCTATCCGCGCACCACCAACAACATCCTCGAGTCCTACCTGAAGTCCAAGGGCATCGCCGAAGAGGACATCTTCGTCAACTATACGCCCTTCGGCCATTCCGACTGGTCCAAGATCGTCGCGGATGTCGTGGCCCTTGGCGCGGACGGCAAGAAGGTGGGCGTGATCTCGACCATCAACGGCGACGCCAATGTGGGCTTCTACAAGGAGCTGGCCGCGGCGGGCGTCTCAGCGGACGACATCCCGGTCGTGGCATTCTCGGTCGGGGAAGAGGAGCTTTCGGGCCTCGACACCACCAACCTCGTCGGCCATCTGGCGGCATGGAACTACTTCATGTCCGCCGATACGCCGGAAAACGCCACCTTCATCGACGAATGGCATGCCTTCATCGGCGATGACAGCCGCGTGACCAACGACCCGATGGAGGCCCACTACATCGGCTTCAACATGTGGGTGAACGCCGCAACGGCAGCCGGGACAACCGACGTCGACGCAGTGCGCGAGGCGATGTGGGGCCAGGAATTCCCGAACCTGACCGGCGGTACCGCCGTGATGGGCGTGAACCACCACCTGTCCAAACCCGTGCTGATCGGCGAGATCCAGGCGGATGGCCAGTTCGACATCGTATCCGAGACCGATCCGGTTCCGGGCGATGCATGGACCGACTACCTGCCGGAATCCGCGGTGCTCGAATCCGATTGGAAGGATCTCGAATGCGGCATGTACAACACCGAGACGAAGACCTGCGTGCAGATCAAGTCGAACTACTGA
- the urtB gene encoding urea ABC transporter permease subunit UrtB: MTRTLSMLLAGVLAICATVAGAQDAPGSEIQSLLQNHREIIEKSSRTTIQPAIDALADSGLPAARDVLEKWQAREMWQDEETGLFYFVEEAGKDAEGTSLLSLVDIATGGEVATVPASRMDQLKPNSGIRALMGAALVRFQLKDPDAAVRSGALAAIERDPQDSHLATLRRALEGEDDPQIAARMERLERLMTIRFGADDAEKIAAIESVHGDLAVDVRATLNPLLVTRLMAAEGDVPEVPALADVLKPDTEELSRDAAYEVLVAEGLAPPRISIADQKAALIANIEDGKVAGIEVASLGTDAARDTAYEALVNAGTVHAAATESEIDAILDAFSFFTVYTAASPEVAAAAAEALRSIDTKLMLNQFLDLTLDAMSLASIYFLAAIGLAITFGVMGVINMAHGEFIMMGAYTGYVVQLLIPDRTLSIIVALPLAFAVTFAAGVIMERLVIRWLYHRPLETLLATFGISIALQQIAKNIFGTQARPLTAPDWLDGSLVLNDIVAISYIRIAIFVLALLFLVLFLFLMNRTRLGLEVRAVTQNARMAGSMGINPDRINMLTFGLGSGIAGIAGVAIGLYAKVTSEMGQDYIVQSFMTVVVGGVGNIWGTLVGATLVGTTQKGIEWLNPSNTLAAQTYMILFIILFIQFRPRGIIALKGRAAEA, from the coding sequence ATGACACGTACCCTTTCAATGCTTCTCGCCGGCGTGCTGGCGATCTGCGCGACAGTCGCCGGCGCGCAGGACGCGCCCGGAAGCGAGATCCAGTCCCTGCTTCAGAACCACCGCGAGATCATCGAGAAATCGTCGCGGACCACCATTCAGCCGGCCATCGACGCGCTTGCCGACAGCGGCCTTCCCGCCGCGCGAGACGTTCTCGAGAAATGGCAGGCCCGAGAGATGTGGCAGGACGAGGAGACCGGGCTTTTCTACTTCGTCGAGGAAGCGGGAAAGGATGCCGAAGGGACCTCGCTTCTTTCCCTCGTCGATATCGCGACCGGCGGCGAGGTCGCGACCGTTCCCGCCAGCCGGATGGACCAGCTGAAACCGAACAGCGGGATCCGCGCGCTGATGGGCGCGGCATTGGTGCGTTTCCAGTTGAAGGATCCCGACGCGGCGGTGCGCTCCGGCGCGCTGGCGGCGATCGAGCGCGACCCGCAGGACTCCCATCTGGCGACCCTTCGACGGGCACTCGAAGGCGAGGATGATCCGCAGATCGCTGCCCGCATGGAGCGGCTGGAACGTCTGATGACGATACGCTTCGGCGCAGATGACGCCGAGAAGATCGCGGCCATAGAAAGCGTGCATGGCGATCTGGCCGTGGATGTGCGCGCGACGCTGAACCCGCTTCTCGTGACGCGCCTGATGGCCGCCGAAGGCGACGTGCCCGAGGTGCCGGCGCTGGCCGACGTGCTGAAGCCGGACACCGAAGAGCTGTCCCGCGACGCCGCCTACGAGGTGCTTGTCGCCGAAGGGCTGGCCCCGCCGCGCATCAGCATCGCCGACCAGAAGGCCGCACTCATCGCGAATATCGAGGACGGCAAGGTGGCGGGGATCGAGGTGGCCAGCCTTGGGACCGACGCCGCACGAGACACGGCCTACGAGGCGCTGGTGAACGCCGGAACCGTCCACGCCGCCGCCACGGAAAGCGAGATCGATGCCATTCTCGACGCCTTCTCCTTCTTCACCGTCTATACCGCCGCCTCGCCCGAGGTCGCCGCCGCCGCGGCAGAGGCGCTGCGCTCGATCGACACGAAACTGATGCTGAACCAGTTCCTCGACCTGACGCTGGACGCGATGTCGCTGGCGTCGATCTACTTTCTAGCTGCCATCGGGCTTGCGATCACCTTCGGGGTCATGGGCGTCATCAACATGGCGCATGGCGAGTTCATCATGATGGGCGCCTATACCGGCTACGTGGTGCAACTGCTGATCCCGGACCGGACCTTGTCGATCATCGTCGCCCTGCCGCTTGCCTTCGCAGTTACTTTCGCGGCGGGGGTCATCATGGAACGGCTGGTGATCCGCTGGCTCTATCACCGTCCGCTCGAGACACTGCTTGCGACCTTTGGCATTTCGATCGCGCTGCAGCAGATCGCCAAGAACATCTTCGGCACCCAGGCCCGTCCCCTGACCGCGCCCGACTGGCTCGACGGATCGCTGGTACTGAACGACATAGTCGCGATCAGCTACATCCGCATCGCGATCTTCGTTCTGGCGCTGCTCTTCCTCGTGTTGTTCCTCTTCCTCATGAACCGCACCCGGCTGGGCCTCGAGGTCCGCGCGGTGACACAGAACGCGCGCATGGCCGGGTCCATGGGCATCAATCCCGACCGGATAAACATGCTGACCTTCGGCCTCGGCTCCGGCATTGCCGGGATCGCCGGCGTGGCCATCGGGCTTTACGCAAAGGTCACATCGGAGATGGGGCAGGACTACATCGTGCAATCCTTCATGACCGTGGTCGTCGGCGGTGTCGGCAACATCTGGGGCACTCTGGTCGGGGCGACGCTGGTCGGCACGACGCAGAAGGGGATCGAATGGCTGAACCCGTCGAACACGCTGGCGGCGCAGACCTACATGATCCTGTTCATTATCCTCTTCATCCAGTTCCGCCCGAGAGGCATCATCGCCCTCAAGGGCCGGGCAGCGGAGGCGTGA
- the urtC gene encoding urea ABC transporter permease subunit UrtC — protein MRRPFVSRHPSVLIFLLCLAAFTLGITLLSEGFGIGAISTSFVKTLGKTLCLCLVALAMDLVWGYCGILSLGHMAFFGIGGYAIGMWLMYARTRIIVVDSLSAAVLPPTPQEISDGIATQIFGVVGASELPPIWAFAHSLPLQLAAVVLVPGLLALVFGWLAFRSRVTGVYLSILTQAMTLALSLYLFQNDSGLRGNNGLSGLQNLPGLGQVPQSVISIWFFWASAFALGAGYLLCAWLVSGKFGSVIRAIRDDEARVRFLGYPVEGFKLVVFTLTAIIAGIAGALYYPQAGIVNPAEMAPIASIYLAVWVAIGGRGRLYGAVIGAAFVSLLSTWFTGGQAPDLVLGPLRVEWVDWWTVLLGLSFVVVTLFAPKGIGGLVDLISERRSPDRHGADLGPEPGALREKEAEQ, from the coding sequence ATGCGCCGCCCCTTCGTCAGCCGCCACCCGTCCGTGCTGATCTTCCTCCTCTGCCTCGCCGCCTTCACGCTGGGCATCACACTCCTGTCGGAAGGGTTCGGCATCGGCGCCATCTCCACCAGTTTCGTCAAGACGCTGGGCAAGACGCTCTGCCTCTGCCTGGTCGCCCTGGCGATGGATCTGGTCTGGGGCTATTGCGGCATCCTTTCGCTGGGTCACATGGCCTTCTTCGGAATCGGCGGCTACGCCATCGGCATGTGGCTGATGTACGCCCGAACCCGGATCATCGTGGTCGACAGCCTTTCCGCCGCCGTCCTGCCCCCGACGCCGCAAGAGATATCCGACGGGATCGCGACGCAGATCTTCGGGGTCGTGGGCGCCTCCGAACTGCCTCCGATATGGGCCTTCGCGCATTCGCTGCCGCTGCAACTCGCCGCCGTCGTGCTGGTGCCGGGACTGCTGGCCCTTGTCTTCGGCTGGCTCGCCTTCCGCAGCCGGGTGACAGGCGTCTACCTGTCGATCCTGACCCAGGCGATGACGCTGGCGCTTTCTCTGTACCTCTTCCAGAACGACAGCGGGCTGCGCGGCAACAACGGTCTATCGGGTCTGCAGAACCTGCCCGGCCTCGGACAGGTCCCCCAATCCGTCATATCGATCTGGTTCTTCTGGGCTTCGGCCTTTGCCCTTGGCGCGGGCTATCTCCTCTGCGCCTGGCTGGTGTCGGGCAAGTTCGGATCCGTGATCCGCGCCATCCGGGACGACGAGGCGCGGGTGCGCTTTCTCGGCTACCCGGTCGAGGGCTTCAAACTTGTGGTCTTCACCTTGACCGCCATCATCGCGGGGATCGCCGGGGCGCTCTACTATCCGCAGGCGGGCATCGTGAACCCCGCCGAAATGGCACCCATCGCCTCGATCTACCTCGCGGTCTGGGTCGCCATCGGCGGGCGCGGGCGGCTTTACGGGGCGGTGATCGGTGCCGCCTTCGTGTCGCTGCTGTCGACCTGGTTCACCGGGGGGCAGGCGCCCGACCTCGTGCTCGGCCCTCTGCGGGTTGAATGGGTCGACTGGTGGACCGTGCTGCTGGGCCTGTCATTCGTGGTCGTCACGCTCTTTGCGCCCAAAGGCATCGGAGGCCTTGTCGATCTGATATCGGAGAGGCGTTCGCCCGACCGCCACGGCGCGGACCTCGGCCCCGAACCCGGCGCCCTGCGCGAGAAGGAGGCAGAGCAATGA
- the urtD gene encoding urea ABC transporter ATP-binding protein UrtD, giving the protein MTTLLEVSGVSVSFDGFKAINNLSFQIAERELRAVIGPNGAGKTTFMDIITGKTRPNEGRVIYGDKGASLLSMSESRIAQAGIGRKFQRPTVFEDQSVLDNLMMALKKARGPFAVLFFRPTPQDHARVEELAAEIGLSAALHRKAGELSHGQKQWLEIGMLLAQEPQLLLVDEPAAGMTPAEREHTTDLLKEAARTRAVVVVEHDMEFVRRLDCKVTVLHEGSVLAEGSIDHVTRNEKVIEVYLGR; this is encoded by the coding sequence ATGACGACGCTGCTAGAGGTCTCCGGCGTTTCGGTCTCGTTTGACGGCTTCAAGGCGATCAACAACCTGTCCTTCCAGATCGCCGAGCGCGAGTTGCGCGCGGTGATCGGGCCTAACGGGGCCGGAAAGACGACCTTCATGGACATCATCACCGGCAAGACGCGGCCGAACGAAGGCCGCGTGATCTACGGCGACAAGGGTGCGTCGCTGCTGTCGATGTCGGAAAGCAGGATCGCGCAGGCAGGTATCGGGCGCAAGTTCCAGCGCCCCACCGTATTCGAGGACCAGAGCGTGCTCGACAATCTCATGATGGCGTTGAAAAAGGCGCGCGGGCCGTTCGCGGTGCTGTTCTTCCGGCCGACCCCGCAGGATCACGCCAGGGTCGAAGAACTGGCTGCCGAAATCGGACTGTCCGCCGCGCTTCACCGCAAGGCAGGAGAGTTGAGCCATGGCCAGAAGCAATGGCTCGAGATCGGGATGCTGCTGGCCCAGGAACCGCAGCTTCTGCTGGTCGACGAACCCGCCGCCGGCATGACGCCGGCCGAGCGCGAACATACCACGGACCTGCTGAAGGAGGCGGCCAGGACCCGCGCGGTCGTCGTCGTCGAGCATGACATGGAGTTCGTGCGAAGGCTCGACTGCAAGGTGACCGTCCTTCACGAAGGCTCGGTTCTTGCCGAGGGGTCCATCGACCATGTCACCCGCAACGAGAAAGTCATCGAGGTCTACCTTGGGCGCTGA
- the urtE gene encoding urea ABC transporter ATP-binding subunit UrtE yields the protein MSPATRKSSRSTLGAEILKLEGLTLHYGGSQILNGIDLSAAKGEVTCVMGTNGVGKTSLLKAISGTHPRSGGTYTLDGEALGRIPAHALAQKGVGYVPQGRDIFPLMTVRENLETGFACLPKSEHFVPDEIFDLFPILKEFLGRRGGDLSGGQQQQLAIARALIAKPKLLLLDEPTEGIQPNIIQQIGRVIEHLRERAEMAIVLVEQYFSFAYDLGDAFHVIERGAVKLSGRRGEIDRERLLASVSV from the coding sequence ATGTCACCCGCAACGAGAAAGTCATCGAGGTCTACCTTGGGCGCTGAAATCCTGAAGCTCGAAGGGCTGACGCTGCATTACGGCGGCAGCCAGATCCTCAACGGCATCGACCTGAGCGCGGCGAAGGGAGAGGTCACCTGTGTGATGGGCACCAACGGCGTCGGCAAGACCAGCCTGCTCAAGGCGATCTCGGGCACACATCCCCGGTCCGGGGGCACATATACGCTGGACGGCGAGGCCTTGGGCCGGATCCCCGCCCATGCACTGGCGCAGAAGGGCGTGGGCTACGTGCCGCAGGGCCGGGACATCTTTCCGCTGATGACGGTGCGTGAGAACCTCGAGACAGGGTTCGCCTGCCTGCCGAAGTCCGAGCATTTCGTGCCGGACGAGATCTTCGATCTCTTCCCCATCCTCAAGGAATTCCTCGGGCGACGCGGCGGCGACCTGTCAGGAGGACAGCAGCAGCAGCTCGCCATCGCGCGCGCGCTGATCGCCAAGCCGAAGCTGCTGCTGCTCGACGAGCCGACCGAGGGCATCCAGCCCAACATCATCCAGCAGATCGGCCGGGTGATCGAACATCTGCGCGAAAGGGCCGAGATGGCGATCGTCCTGGTCGAGCAGTACTTCAGCTTCGCCTACGACCTCGGCGACGCTTTCCATGTGATCGAGCGCGGCGCCGTCAAGCTGAGCGGACGCAGGGGCGAGATCGACCGCGAAAGGCTTCTGGCCAGCGTGTCGGTCTGA
- a CDS encoding RelA/SpoT domain-containing protein: protein MDWAVPEYDKGEIDGAGRHLAKIDFPVSTNEGVSALKVINNWRSAHSYPLNTFQITLRNRARKIERTVIVAQRIKRLESIHAKLSRQPTMRMSQMQDIAGCRAVLKNVRDVRRLVKRYKESRFDHKFRGEKDYITQPKPEGYRCHHLVYEYRGTAATSAYDGTKVEIQIRSQLQHAWATAVEAVGIFTKQALKSSQGDEDWLRFFALMGSAIAAIEGCNPVPGTPTDKEKLASEIEELAAKLHVSEMLMAYNTTIEHVSKVKGAKYFLLRLEPDPAPGKITVAQYKARESEVANAQYTEMESAVPDGSSIQVVLVSVDNINALRRAYPNYFLDTEKFTDQVDRVLRRDFPDPLPHPSASDIA from the coding sequence ATGGACTGGGCAGTTCCCGAATACGATAAAGGAGAGATTGACGGAGCCGGCCGTCATTTGGCGAAGATTGATTTCCCTGTTAGCACAAATGAGGGTGTCAGTGCGCTCAAGGTCATTAACAACTGGCGCTCGGCCCATAGCTACCCGCTGAACACGTTCCAGATCACTCTGCGAAATCGGGCCCGCAAGATAGAACGTACGGTCATCGTAGCGCAGCGCATCAAGCGTCTAGAATCTATCCATGCAAAACTTTCTCGTCAGCCGACGATGCGAATGAGCCAGATGCAAGACATCGCAGGCTGTAGGGCGGTTTTGAAGAACGTCAGGGACGTCCGCCGTCTAGTTAAACGTTACAAAGAGAGCAGGTTTGACCACAAGTTCCGGGGCGAAAAGGACTACATCACCCAACCCAAGCCGGAAGGCTACCGTTGCCACCATCTTGTCTACGAGTACCGTGGAACGGCGGCTACGTCTGCCTACGATGGGACTAAAGTCGAAATCCAAATACGTTCGCAGTTACAGCATGCTTGGGCAACAGCCGTCGAGGCAGTCGGCATCTTCACCAAGCAGGCGCTAAAATCAAGCCAAGGTGACGAAGATTGGCTTCGATTTTTTGCGCTCATGGGTTCGGCAATAGCAGCAATTGAAGGCTGCAATCCGGTGCCTGGTACGCCCACGGACAAGGAAAAACTCGCCAGCGAAATTGAGGAGCTCGCTGCTAAGCTCCATGTTAGTGAGATGCTCATGGCCTACAACACGACAATTGAGCACGTGTCGAAGGTCAAAGGCGCAAAATACTTCCTGCTGAGATTAGAGCCGGACCCGGCGCCAGGGAAAATTACAGTTGCACAATACAAGGCGCGAGAGTCGGAGGTTGCAAACGCCCAATATACCGAGATGGAAAGTGCTGTGCCAGACGGCTCATCAATTCAGGTGGTTCTGGTCTCGGTCGACAATATTAACGCGCTTCGGCGCGCTTACCCAAACTACTTCCTCGATACGGAAAAATTCACCGATCAGGTGGACCGGGTTTTGCGACGAGATTTTCCTGATCCTCTTCCCCATCCATCCGCCTCCGATATTGCCTAG
- a CDS encoding TetR/AcrR family transcriptional regulator, with amino-acid sequence MDTSQIIGDPKVQNRPMRKRGVERYNLLLDSTESLLSRDVDEDISLAQIAEVAEVSLASVYYFFPNRNAVFVALARRFNEEIYQRSIRPLTDPEPKSWQELLEMKHIQAAAFQNSRPAALRLFLGAGVSVAVRNADFAGNARLARSRARMFEAYFDMQPMPDLARHLEVAAAAMDGIWSLSYGHHGSITDEYRREGTACAVTYLRRFLPEYLPRKDLTQENLDRIEIPPLDPEQEPGGWN; translated from the coding sequence TTGGACACGTCTCAGATCATCGGGGATCCCAAGGTCCAGAACCGGCCCATGCGCAAGCGGGGCGTCGAGCGCTACAACCTGCTGCTGGATTCGACGGAATCCCTTCTGTCGCGGGACGTGGACGAGGATATCAGCCTTGCCCAGATCGCCGAGGTCGCCGAAGTCTCCCTGGCTTCGGTCTATTACTTCTTTCCCAATCGCAATGCGGTCTTCGTCGCGCTCGCCCGGCGTTTCAACGAAGAGATCTACCAGCGCTCCATCCGGCCGTTGACCGATCCGGAGCCGAAGAGCTGGCAAGAGCTTCTGGAGATGAAGCACATCCAGGCGGCCGCGTTCCAGAACAGTCGGCCCGCCGCCTTGCGCCTGTTCCTGGGGGCAGGGGTTTCGGTCGCCGTGCGCAATGCCGATTTCGCCGGGAACGCCCGGCTCGCCCGAAGCAGGGCGCGGATGTTCGAGGCCTATTTCGACATGCAGCCGATGCCCGATCTGGCCCGGCATCTCGAGGTCGCGGCCGCGGCGATGGACGGGATATGGTCGCTGTCCTATGGTCATCACGGCTCGATCACCGACGAATACCGCCGCGAGGGCACGGCATGTGCGGTGACCTACCTGCGGAGATTCCTGCCGGAATACCTGCCGCGCAAGGACCTGACGCAGGAGAACCTCGACCGGATCGAAATCCCTCCGCTCGATCCCGAACAGGAGCCGGGCGGCTGGAACTGA